The Brevundimonas sp. SORGH_AS_0993 genome segment CGCTCTCCACCGTCTGCTGGGCCTTGCGGACCGTGCGGTGGAAGCGGACGTTGGCGACGCCGTCGTTGATGAAGCCGATGGCGCGGATCGAGATGACGGCCTCGCCGTCGCGGCCGTAGAGGTTCTGCGGGCTGTCGGGATTGGAGCCGCGGAACAGATCGGCCCAGCGCCGCTGCTCGGCTGGGGCGGACAGGATGGAGACAAGCCGGAAGGACTCTTCGGCGGCGGGGTCGAGATAGCCCTCGCGCTGGCGCACATACTGGCCGAGGAAGTATTTGCTGACGGCCTCGTCGTAGCGGATCGGGCCCTCCTCGGCCGAGAGGCCGCGCACGACATCGACCGCGCCAGTCGTCCGGTCCACGCGGATGACGAAGGGCTCGGTGGATTTCAGCGGCGTCAGCATCGCCACCGCGCCGGTCGCGATCACCGCCAGACCCGTGGCGACGGCGGCGGCCGACCAGGCCAGGCGGCGCGACCGTAGCGCCGAGGCGAGACGGTCTTGGTCCCAGCGCCGCGCCTCGGTGAAATAGCGCTTCAGCTCCGAGGAGGGGACGCCGCTCATGCGCAGCCTCCCGTTCCGGCGTCGGGGCCGGCATCGACGGCGGCCTCGGCCGGTCGGGGTTCGACCCGGGGCGCGAGCACCGAGCCATGGGGATTGGCCGGTCGCCGGGCGGAGCCGTCGCAGGTCGGCAGGGCGGGATCGCCCCGGTGGGCGCAAGCGCCCAGCAGCATCAGGACGGCGAGCAGGAGGGAGCGGTGGGTCATGTCAGGCGCCTCTCGGTCGGATGGAGCCGCCGCCCCTGGGCGGTTGGCGGCTGGCTTCTTGCGGACCCTGGGTGCGGCTTGAACCGCTCCCGCCCAGGGCCGCGGCGTTGGCGAAGTCGGCGAGGCCGGCGCTGGCGCCGCCCGCAATGCCGGCGGCGATGGCCGGGGTCTGCAGGAAGAAGATCGCCCCCAGCAGGCACAGGGCGATGAAGATCAGACCGCCGATCATCGGGTCGGCCCCCTGGATCGCGCCCCACTGGTCGCGCACGAGCGACAGGACGAGCTGGAAGATGACGATGATCAGGGCGAACAGGACGAGGTAATTCACGGCCTGGCTGAGCCAGCCGAAGAAGAAGCGGCGGGTCGCGTCGAACAGGGCGCAGGCGATGAAAATGGGGCCGAGGGTGACGAGCAGCGCCAAGGCCAGTTTGGCGACCAGCACCACGCCGAAGCCGAGGGCGGCCGCCAGGGCGCCGACGATGAAGACGGCGGCCGAGACCACATAGGGGCCAGGGTTAAACGGGGAAGCGTCGCGGGAGATGTCTTCGCCCAGCCAAGCCGCATAGGCGAAGAACTGGTCGAACGCGGCGCCGACGCTGGGCGTGTCCGCACCGCTGACCGCCCGGGTCAGGGCGTTGGGCAGGCCGGTGAACAGCGGTTCGGTGACGAAGGTGGAATAGGCGGCCGTGGTCGCCAGCAGATAGAGGAAGGCCAGCTTCAGCGAGCGGACCGCGAAGTCCATCACCGGTTCGCTGATCGCACCCCGCAGAATGGCGACGCCGTAGAGCACGACATAGAGGACCAGGGCGATGCGCAGCGGCCCTTCGACCTCGGCGATCACCGAGGACAGACGGTCGCCGAGGAAGACGTTGAGCCGTTCGTCGATGAAGTCGTAGCTGGGCTCGAAGACGCGAAAGCTCATCGTCGGGATCCTCAGAAGGCTCGCTCATAGACGCGCATCCGCGCCTGCCGACGCGCTGCGGCCAGGCCCTGACGCGCCGCTTCGCATTCGTCGTTAGTGCGGCCGGCGTCGCATGCCGCCACGACCGCTTCGGCCGCGTCGGGATCGGCGGCGAAGTCTTCAGCGGTCCGGTCGGTCGCCCCGCAGCCGACGAGGCCGAGGGCGACGAGCAGCGCGGACCGTTTCACCGGAACGCCCTTTCATAGACGCCCATGCGCGCCGTCCGGGCGGCTTCGGCGCGCTCGCGGGCGCGCTGCTCCTCCAGCCGCGCCTCGGCCGCCTGGGTCAGGGCGAGACCCTGCAGCCGGACCTGTTCGTTCTGGATCAGGGCCTGTTCGGCCGCGAGGCGGGCTTCGAGATCCAGGACGGCGCGGGCGTTGGGCGCGGTGTCGAGGGCGGACCGGAGCGTCTCCAGACCCTGCAGACGCCGGTCCGCGGCGCCGGCCACCGCCTCGCCGACGGCGAGGTCCCGCGCGGTGCGGGTGCCGGCGCGTTCGAGGCTGTCTCGGTAATAGGCCTCCGCCGGATCGAGGTCGCCCTCCGGCGGCGTGTAAAGCCGGGTGTCGCGGCGGATGGCGTCGGCGCGGTCGGCAAGGTCCCCGAGTGCGGTCAGGTCGCCGTCAGCCGCCGCGCGCAGTGCGCTCATGTCCGGCAGCGGATTGCGGACCGCCGGCAGGCCGAGCTCGCTGGCGAGGGCGTTGACGCCGGACAGGTCGTTCAGGCTCTCGAACAGCTGCCGGCCCTGTTCGACCTGGGTCTGCAGCGCCCTCAGCTGGTCCAGCGTCGTGCGCGCCTCCTCGATCATCTGGGCCAAGGCCCGGGGGTCGTGGACGATCTGTTGGGCCTGGACCGTCGGGGCGACGGCGAGGACGAGGGCGGCGGCCGCCGCGGCGAAGGGGATGCGGGCTCTCACAGGAACCTCCTCTGGTCATGGAAGGGATCGCGCCAGCGCGCGTAGTCGTCGCCGAACTCGGCGCGCAGCCGGTCGAGCAGGGCGGTGGTCTCGGTGCGGCCGGACAGGATCGACAGGGCGTCGTCCATGCCGCCCAGGTCCAGCTCCACCACAACACTGTCGTGGCCCTGCTTGACCAGGAATCGATGCGACTCCGGAGTGAGGACCTCGCGGACGAGGCGGAACTCCTCCTGGGTCAGGCCGAAGCCTTCGACATAGTCGCGCGCCTGACCGTGGGCGTTGGGCAGGAAGATCTTGGTCGCGCACTGCTCGAGGATGGCGTGGGCGATCGGAGAGCGCAGGGCGTCGGCCGGCGACTGGGTGCCGAACACCATGAAGGCGTTCTGCTTGCGCCAGGTCTTGAGCCCGTCCTGGGCGAGATCGGTGAAGGCCGGGTCGCCCAGCACCTTCCAGAATTCGTCAATGTCGAGGACCAGGCGGCGACCGTCCACCCGCTCGGCGATGCGATGGAAAAGGTACAGCATCGCCGGCGTGCGGACCTCGTCGTGATCGAGCACTTGGGTGATGTCGAAGCCGGCGAAGCGGGCCTCCAGACTGAGCGCGTCCTCGTCGTTGTCGAGCACCCAGCCGAGCGGGCCGCCCCTTTGCCAGCGCTCCAGCCGAGCGCCCACGCCGCCGGCGTCGCCCTGACCGAGGAGGCTGCGCAGGGCGGCGATGGAACGACGCTCGCGCGGCAAGGCCTCCAGGGCGGCGACGCCCTGATCGATGGCCCGGGCCTCCGGCACGGTCAGGGTCTCGTTCGGGCGGGCGACCAGGGCCCGGACGAGCCGGACCAGGAAGGCGCGGTTGGCGGGGCTGGGGTCGAGCGCCTTGAATGGGGCGAAGCCGGTCGGCTCGCCATTGCGCAGGGCGA includes the following:
- a CDS encoding EexN family lipoprotein; the encoded protein is MKRSALLVALGLVGCGATDRTAEDFAADPDAAEAVVAACDAGRTNDECEAARQGLAAARRQARMRVYERAF
- a CDS encoding type IV secretion system protein, giving the protein MSFRVFEPSYDFIDERLNVFLGDRLSSVIAEVEGPLRIALVLYVVLYGVAILRGAISEPVMDFAVRSLKLAFLYLLATTAAYSTFVTEPLFTGLPNALTRAVSGADTPSVGAAFDQFFAYAAWLGEDISRDASPFNPGPYVVSAAVFIVGALAAALGFGVVLVAKLALALLVTLGPIFIACALFDATRRFFFGWLSQAVNYLVLFALIIVIFQLVLSLVRDQWGAIQGADPMIGGLIFIALCLLGAIFFLQTPAIAAGIAGGASAGLADFANAAALGGSGSSRTQGPQEASRQPPRGGGSIRPRGA
- a CDS encoding type IV secretion system protein; this encodes MRARIPFAAAAAALVLAVAPTVQAQQIVHDPRALAQMIEEARTTLDQLRALQTQVEQGRQLFESLNDLSGVNALASELGLPAVRNPLPDMSALRAAADGDLTALGDLADRADAIRRDTRLYTPPEGDLDPAEAYYRDSLERAGTRTARDLAVGEAVAGAADRRLQGLETLRSALDTAPNARAVLDLEARLAAEQALIQNEQVRLQGLALTQAAEARLEEQRARERAEAARTARMGVYERAFR
- a CDS encoding virB8 family protein; this encodes MSGVPSSELKRYFTEARRWDQDRLASALRSRRLAWSAAAVATGLAVIATGAVAMLTPLKSTEPFVIRVDRTTGAVDVVRGLSAEEGPIRYDEAVSKYFLGQYVRQREGYLDPAAEESFRLVSILSAPAEQRRWADLFRGSNPDSPQNLYGRDGEAVISIRAIGFINDGVANVRFHRTVRKAQQTVESDWIATIAFTYTRAPMSEPDRLRNPLGFQVTSYRADPEVIR